Proteins from a genomic interval of Terriglobia bacterium:
- a CDS encoding response regulator transcription factor, with product MAPRPIRILVADDHAILRQGLVRLLGSVEGLEVVGEAADGAAAVDKVLDLDPDVVVLDIVMPGMDGIEAARRITRSHPRTEIVFLTAHRSEGYRRQAFEAGARGYLLKDCGLDTLVESIRHAAHGDYYVTGAEERERVDEYVMPLIERQKPGGIVTPRERELACLLADGYSTKEAAAALNISVRTAETHRASIMRKLDARNVADIVKYCIRNQLIDL from the coding sequence ATGGCGCCACGCCCGATCCGCATCCTCGTCGCCGACGACCACGCCATCCTGCGCCAGGGGCTGGTGCGCCTCCTGGGATCGGTCGAGGGGCTCGAGGTGGTGGGGGAGGCGGCCGACGGCGCCGCGGCCGTGGACAAGGTGCTCGACCTCGATCCGGACGTGGTCGTCCTCGACATCGTGATGCCGGGGATGGACGGGATCGAGGCCGCCCGCAGGATCACGAGGTCGCATCCCCGCACCGAGATCGTCTTCCTCACGGCCCATCGAAGCGAGGGGTACCGGAGGCAGGCGTTCGAGGCGGGAGCCCGGGGCTACCTGCTCAAGGACTGCGGTCTCGACACCTTGGTCGAGAGCATCCGCCACGCCGCCCACGGCGACTACTACGTCACCGGGGCGGAGGAGCGCGAGAGGGTGGACGAGTACGTCATGCCGCTGATCGAGCGACAGAAGCCCGGGGGTATCGTGACACCTCGCGAGCGGGAGCTCGCCTGCCTCCTCGCGGACGGCTACTCCACGAAGGAAGCGGCCGCCGCCCTCAACATCAGCGTCAGGACCGCCGAGACCCACCGCGCCTCGATCATGCGGAAGCTCGACGCCCGAAACGTCGCGGACATCGTCAAGTACTGCATCCGGAACCAGCTCATCGACCTCTGA
- a CDS encoding alkaline phosphatase family protein codes for MSGHGARSLRGLPAILAALLTIPALSVAHADDAADAGQRPRLLVLCVDGLRADVFERLLAEGRLPAIERLVKGRASTLGRALASFPSSTAPSVPEFLTGRYADRTTSMPRAIHAFDRSSGSARRYSLEPAAWDDGTPTLFTLLDSRGETSYSLFEGRFESSVSFSSKRELVWGGILEALHLPVYNPDRSLLRQFRRMVEVRGMPPRAAFLMFNSVDLAGHLRSPESKRYEDALVHLDRLLESELLDWMKRYPLPGGGSYLDDTTIAIFGDHGMESSRRFVDLPGVLKRQGLKVVDMGTVFQVAVREKLSRKWAARPDVVLAPGGSNVTQVYLRRAGETWATGPASGSETESIARQLAAVPGVEFVVRRLAGDRLELRAEGKRRAVLVEDGDGGSRTFAYLVGPGPGEDPLGYLADPAASRLVQVVDGSLDGPVDPIAFHGFDEWHLASEATTYPAAVPLILKGCASGPTQGDLVLTSAPGWSFLRHSQGDHGGLRQDSIETALLLSGPRVRAGASLAGSRLIDLLPTFLDLLGLVADPDYLASLDGRPLPVVRSGEPVRGFIPPLRAAGPAARDTAIAARRAGP; via the coding sequence ATGAGCGGTCACGGCGCGAGGTCCTTGCGCGGCCTTCCGGCGATTCTCGCGGCGCTTCTCACGATTCCGGCCTTGTCCGTTGCCCACGCGGACGACGCTGCGGATGCGGGCCAGCGCCCACGCCTCCTCGTGCTCTGCGTGGATGGGCTCCGGGCCGACGTGTTCGAGAGGCTCCTGGCCGAGGGACGGCTGCCGGCCATCGAGCGGCTCGTGAAGGGCCGCGCGTCCACCCTCGGGCGCGCCCTCGCCTCGTTCCCGTCGTCCACGGCCCCGTCCGTGCCGGAGTTCCTCACCGGCAGGTACGCGGACCGCACGACCTCGATGCCCCGCGCGATCCACGCGTTCGACCGGTCATCGGGGTCCGCGCGCCGGTACAGCCTCGAGCCGGCCGCCTGGGATGACGGCACGCCGACGCTGTTCACCCTCCTCGACTCCCGCGGCGAGACCAGCTACAGCCTGTTCGAGGGCCGGTTCGAGAGCAGCGTCAGCTTCTCCTCGAAGCGCGAGCTGGTCTGGGGCGGCATCCTCGAGGCGCTCCACCTCCCCGTCTACAACCCGGACCGGTCGCTCCTCCGGCAGTTCCGCAGGATGGTGGAGGTCCGCGGGATGCCCCCGCGCGCCGCGTTCCTGATGTTCAACTCGGTGGACCTGGCCGGCCACCTGCGGTCGCCCGAGTCGAAGCGGTACGAGGACGCGCTCGTTCACCTGGACCGGCTGCTCGAGAGCGAGCTCCTCGATTGGATGAAGCGGTATCCCCTGCCCGGCGGCGGGTCCTACCTCGACGACACCACGATCGCGATCTTCGGCGATCACGGGATGGAATCGAGCCGGCGATTCGTGGACCTCCCCGGCGTCCTGAAGCGGCAGGGGCTCAAGGTCGTGGACATGGGCACGGTGTTCCAGGTCGCGGTGCGCGAGAAGCTGTCGCGCAAGTGGGCGGCCCGGCCGGACGTGGTGCTGGCCCCCGGCGGGTCGAACGTCACCCAGGTGTACCTGAGGCGGGCCGGCGAGACCTGGGCCACCGGACCCGCGAGCGGGTCGGAGACCGAGTCGATCGCCCGACAGCTGGCCGCGGTCCCCGGGGTCGAGTTCGTCGTCAGACGTCTCGCCGGCGACCGGCTCGAGCTTCGCGCGGAAGGGAAACGGCGCGCGGTCCTCGTCGAGGACGGGGACGGAGGGTCCCGGACCTTCGCGTACCTGGTCGGACCCGGGCCGGGTGAGGATCCCCTGGGGTACCTCGCCGACCCCGCGGCGTCCCGGCTGGTCCAGGTCGTGGACGGCTCCCTCGACGGCCCGGTGGACCCGATCGCCTTCCACGGCTTCGACGAGTGGCACCTCGCCAGCGAGGCGACGACGTATCCCGCGGCGGTTCCGCTGATCCTCAAGGGTTGCGCCTCGGGACCGACCCAGGGGGACCTCGTGCTCACGTCCGCCCCCGGCTGGTCGTTCCTCCGCCACTCCCAGGGGGACCACGGGGGCCTCCGGCAGGATTCGATCGAGACGGCGCTCCTCCTGTCGGGGCCGAGGGTCCGCGCCGGCGCCTCGCTCGCCGGGTCGAGGCTGATCGACCTCCTGCCGACCTTCCTCGACCTCCTCGGCCTCGTCGCCGATCCGGATTACCTCGCGTCGCTGGACGGCCGCCCGCTCCCCGTGGTCCGCTCCGGCGAGCCCGTTCGCGGGTTCATCCCTCCGCTCCGCGCGGCCGGACCCGCCGCCCGGGACACCGCGATCGCGGCCCGGCGGGCGGGCCCCTGA
- a CDS encoding rhomboid family intramembrane serine protease: MDEGDSGTGLLDRLVDLLARGLDALGLNGTRLRWRWNARRRDLGEAGLRTAVIARSARGRFKMCPSCRALVPKSAWTCTECGAGLASVRAPGVGRIVANVLPGATAATGAIFLVNGLLFLLSVLAPAAAVDGATAGASRVISLDIATLLRYGAGFGPLTFKLGEWWRLVTPIFLHGGLLHIGFNSMVLLQLGPLVEEEYGTERFFLVYLVTGITGNLASQLLGTRPTVGASSAILGLMGLLLVYGFRRGGVFGQNLRSAIGRYAIYVFIFSLLPGVDFLSHAGGFAGGCLLGLVVPPGPFRNRATAVLWEGLALAALLLLLGAFFMMARHGADALRLLRAS, encoded by the coding sequence TTGGACGAAGGCGATTCGGGAACGGGGCTGCTCGACCGGCTTGTGGACCTTCTCGCGAGGGGGCTCGATGCCCTCGGCTTGAACGGGACCCGCCTCAGATGGCGGTGGAACGCGCGGCGCCGGGACCTCGGCGAGGCCGGGCTCCGCACGGCCGTGATCGCCCGGTCCGCCCGGGGACGGTTCAAGATGTGCCCGTCTTGCCGGGCGCTCGTGCCGAAGTCTGCGTGGACGTGCACCGAGTGCGGCGCCGGCCTCGCGAGCGTCAGGGCGCCCGGCGTCGGCCGCATCGTCGCCAACGTGCTTCCCGGGGCGACGGCGGCGACCGGCGCGATCTTCCTCGTGAACGGCCTACTCTTCCTCCTTTCGGTCCTCGCGCCGGCCGCGGCCGTGGATGGGGCGACGGCCGGCGCCTCCCGGGTGATCAGCCTCGACATCGCGACCCTTCTCCGCTACGGCGCGGGATTCGGCCCGCTGACCTTCAAGCTCGGCGAGTGGTGGCGCCTCGTGACGCCGATCTTCCTCCATGGCGGGCTGCTGCACATCGGGTTCAATTCGATGGTGCTCCTGCAGCTCGGCCCGCTCGTCGAGGAGGAGTACGGCACCGAGCGGTTCTTCCTGGTGTATCTGGTCACCGGGATCACCGGCAACCTGGCGAGCCAGCTCCTGGGAACGCGCCCCACGGTCGGCGCGTCGAGCGCGATCCTGGGCCTGATGGGGCTCCTCCTCGTGTACGGCTTCCGGCGCGGCGGCGTGTTCGGCCAGAACCTCCGCTCCGCGATCGGGAGGTACGCGATCTACGTCTTCATTTTCAGCCTGCTCCCGGGCGTCGACTTCCTCTCCCACGCCGGCGGCTTCGCCGGAGGGTGTCTCCTCGGGCTCGTCGTGCCCCCGGGGCCTTTCCGGAATCGCGCCACCGCGGTATTGTGGGAGGGCCTCGCGCTGGCCGCCTTGCTGCTGCTGCTCGGGGCGTTCTTCATGATGGCACGACACGGAGCCGACGCGCTGAGGCTGCTCCGGGCTTCGTGA
- a CDS encoding SDR family NAD(P)-dependent oxidoreductase: protein MSRLGGKVVFITGASSGIGAACAQAFAREGAMLLLAARRAERIEAEAPALREAGAADVRVLRLDTRDAVAVEAAVAGLPAPFKDVEVLVNNAGLSRGLDKLHEGRLDDWNEMIDTNVKGLLHVDRAVVPLMVARGRGIVVHVGSIAGREVYPGGNVYCATKAAVRALTDGLRLDLLGTGVRVTTVDPGMVLTEFSDVRFHGDRARAATVYRGVTPLSGADVADAVVFAATRPDHVQIAEMVVLPTDQASVTSVHRRG from the coding sequence ATGTCGAGACTCGGGGGAAAGGTCGTCTTCATCACCGGAGCCAGCAGCGGGATCGGCGCCGCTTGCGCCCAGGCGTTCGCGAGGGAAGGGGCGATGTTGCTCCTCGCGGCCCGGCGCGCCGAGAGGATCGAGGCGGAGGCGCCGGCGCTCCGCGAGGCGGGCGCCGCCGACGTGCGGGTGCTTCGACTCGACACGCGGGACGCGGTCGCGGTCGAGGCCGCGGTCGCCGGCCTTCCCGCGCCGTTCAAGGACGTGGAGGTCCTGGTGAACAACGCGGGCCTCTCCCGCGGCCTCGACAAGCTGCACGAGGGACGCCTCGACGACTGGAACGAGATGATCGACACCAACGTCAAGGGGCTGCTCCACGTGGACCGGGCGGTGGTCCCGCTCATGGTCGCGCGCGGGAGGGGGATCGTGGTGCACGTCGGCTCCATCGCGGGACGGGAGGTCTACCCGGGCGGGAACGTCTACTGCGCGACGAAGGCCGCGGTGCGCGCCCTGACCGACGGGTTGAGGCTCGACCTCCTCGGCACCGGCGTCCGCGTGACCACCGTGGACCCGGGGATGGTCCTGACCGAGTTCAGCGACGTCCGCTTCCACGGGGATCGCGCACGCGCCGCCACGGTCTACCGCGGGGTCACTCCCCTGTCCGGCGCGGACGTGGCCGATGCGGTGGTGTTCGCGGCGACCCGGCCGGATCACGTGCAGATCGCCGAGATGGTCGTTCTCCCCACGGACCAGGCGTCGGTGACGAGCGTTCACCGGAGGGGTTGA
- the hemG gene encoding protoporphyrinogen oxidase: MPQKVVIVGGGVAGLAVAYEIGERAPRVPGGIEIVCLEAEVRPGGNIRSDRVDGFTCEWGPNGFLDNVPATLELVRRLGIEDRLLRSDPSAAIRYIYRGGRLRKLPSGALSFLTSDVLSVPGRLRILLEPLVPARRDPSEESVHDFVARRIGSESARVLVDAMVSGIYAGDVRALSLQATFPKMWRMEADHGGLVRAMLARRKEKGVGARSGGPAGPGGILTSFRDGLEELIGALARAAGPALRLRSRVVRVVEASERRFRVFLREGEPFDAAAVVLACPAWFAAEIASGLDAELAEALAGIPSASVAVAHFGFDDKDLARRPHGFGFLAPRGEGPRILGTLWSSSIFPGRAPAGKVLLTSMVGGAHDPEAVTLPDGRLIEIVRRDLARAMGIDAAPRFVRILRQPRGIPQYVLGHMARLKTVERRLAGHPGLFACGNSYRGISVNACVDEAPRVADAVIDAVSRVARAS, from the coding sequence ATGCCCCAGAAAGTGGTCATCGTCGGGGGCGGGGTCGCGGGACTCGCGGTCGCGTACGAGATCGGTGAGCGGGCCCCCCGCGTCCCGGGCGGGATCGAGATCGTGTGCCTCGAGGCGGAAGTCCGCCCCGGCGGGAACATCCGCTCCGACCGGGTGGACGGGTTCACGTGCGAGTGGGGACCCAACGGCTTCCTCGACAACGTCCCGGCGACCCTCGAGCTGGTTCGGAGGCTCGGGATCGAGGACCGGCTCCTCCGGTCCGATCCATCCGCGGCGATCCGGTACATCTACCGCGGGGGCCGGCTCCGCAAGCTGCCATCCGGCGCCCTGTCCTTCCTGACGTCCGATGTCCTCTCCGTTCCCGGCAGGCTCCGTATCCTCCTGGAGCCGCTCGTGCCCGCCCGCCGCGACCCTTCCGAGGAGTCGGTTCACGACTTCGTGGCCAGGAGGATCGGGTCCGAGTCCGCGCGCGTCCTCGTGGATGCCATGGTGAGCGGCATCTACGCCGGCGACGTCAGGGCGCTGTCGCTGCAGGCGACCTTTCCCAAGATGTGGCGGATGGAGGCCGACCACGGCGGGCTCGTGCGCGCGATGCTCGCCCGCAGGAAAGAGAAGGGGGTCGGCGCGAGGTCCGGAGGGCCCGCGGGGCCCGGCGGCATCCTCACGTCCTTCCGCGACGGCCTCGAGGAGCTGATCGGGGCGCTGGCCCGCGCCGCGGGGCCCGCGCTCAGGCTTCGCTCGCGGGTCGTCCGCGTCGTCGAGGCGAGCGAGCGCCGCTTCCGGGTGTTCCTGCGGGAGGGCGAGCCGTTCGACGCGGCCGCGGTGGTCCTGGCGTGCCCCGCGTGGTTCGCCGCCGAGATCGCGTCCGGCCTCGACGCGGAGCTGGCCGAAGCACTCGCCGGCATTCCGTCGGCGTCGGTGGCCGTCGCCCATTTCGGCTTCGACGACAAGGACCTGGCCCGGCGGCCACACGGCTTCGGCTTCCTGGCGCCGCGCGGCGAGGGGCCGCGCATCCTCGGCACGCTGTGGTCGTCGAGCATCTTCCCCGGCCGCGCGCCGGCCGGCAAGGTGCTGCTCACGTCGATGGTCGGCGGGGCGCACGATCCGGAGGCGGTGACGCTTCCCGACGGCCGGCTGATCGAGATCGTGCGCCGCGACCTCGCCCGCGCGATGGGGATCGACGCCGCGCCCCGCTTCGTCAGGATCTTGAGGCAGCCGCGCGGCATCCCGCAGTACGTGCTCGGCCACATGGCCCGTCTTAAGACCGTCGAGCGCCGCCTCGCGGGTCACCCGGGCCTCTTCGCGTGCGGCAACTCGTACCGCGGCATCTCCGTGAACGCCTGCGTGGACGAAGCGCCGCGGGTCGCGGACGCGGTGATCGACGCCGTCTCCCGTGTCGCGCGCGCGTCGTGA
- a CDS encoding rubrerythrin, producing MKRRFKDLSAGEVLALAISLEEEDARIFQEFARILRSNYPKAATRLDAMRAEEDAHRHRLIDLHRARFGEEIPLVRAQDVKGFVRRDPISALRQPGVEEIRKRVALMELETARFYAKAAEQAKDAGMRQLLGDLAEEERRHEAESSMFHPSRQPTSEREEETRTARQLFVLQVVQPGLAGLMDGSVSTLAPLFAAAFATQKSWDAFLVGMAAAVGAGISMGFAEALSDDGSLTGRGRPWLRGLICGLMTFVGGLGHALPYLIPAFWVATSIASVIVVVELISIAWIRNRYMDTPFLQAAFQVVVGGVLVFVAGMLIGSA from the coding sequence ATGAAACGGCGATTCAAGGACCTGTCGGCGGGCGAGGTGCTGGCGCTCGCGATCTCGCTCGAGGAGGAGGACGCGCGGATCTTCCAGGAGTTCGCGAGGATCTTGAGGTCCAACTACCCGAAGGCGGCGACCAGGCTCGACGCGATGCGGGCCGAGGAGGACGCGCACCGCCACCGGCTGATCGACCTGCACCGGGCCCGGTTCGGCGAGGAGATCCCGCTGGTGCGGGCCCAGGACGTGAAGGGGTTCGTCCGCCGGGACCCCATCTCGGCGCTCCGGCAGCCCGGGGTCGAGGAGATCCGGAAGCGCGTCGCGCTCATGGAGCTCGAGACCGCCCGCTTCTACGCCAAGGCCGCCGAGCAGGCCAAGGACGCCGGGATGCGCCAGCTTCTCGGCGACCTCGCGGAGGAAGAGCGGCGCCACGAGGCGGAGTCCTCGATGTTCCACCCGAGCCGCCAGCCCACGTCGGAGCGCGAGGAGGAGACGCGCACGGCGCGGCAGCTGTTCGTGCTCCAGGTCGTTCAGCCCGGACTCGCCGGCCTCATGGACGGCTCGGTGTCCACCTTGGCGCCGCTGTTCGCCGCCGCGTTCGCGACCCAGAAGAGCTGGGACGCGTTCCTCGTGGGAATGGCCGCCGCGGTGGGGGCGGGGATCAGCATGGGGTTCGCGGAGGCGCTGTCCGACGACGGATCGCTGACCGGGCGGGGGCGGCCGTGGCTCCGCGGGCTCATCTGCGGCCTCATGACCTTCGTGGGAGGGCTCGGCCACGCGCTGCCGTACCTGATCCCCGCGTTCTGGGTGGCCACCTCGATCGCTTCGGTCATCGTCGTGGTCGAGCTGATCTCGATCGCGTGGATCAGGAACCGCTACATGGATACCCCGTTCCTCCAGGCGGCCTTCCAGGTGGTCGTCGGCGGGGTGCTGGTGTTCGTCGCCGGGATGCTGATCGGGTCGGCGTAG
- the hemN gene encoding oxygen-independent coproporphyrinogen III oxidase — protein MSGGAEVTLDLLKKYDRPGPRYTSYPTAVEFNESYGEGDYRASLAAANAAGDEPLSLYVHLPFCEERCSFCGCNVVITRKREVEAEYLRYLHREVDALAERLPSRRRLSQYHWGGGTPTYLSPAEIEALQRKVVEHFRIDPDAEVAIETDPRVTSHEQMDLLKALGFNRISMGVQDFTPEVQEAINRNQTERETRDHFEYCRKLGFHSINLDLIYGLPLQTPEAFDRNMDVVLDLTPDRVAVYSYAYVPWIKANQKRIDTSQLPSPEAKLHLFCIARERFLSAGYVQIGMDHFALPDDELAKAVRKRRLFRNFMGYTVRMGSDMVGVGVSSIGDVRGAFAQNVKKLSAYYEALDAGKLPVERGYRLDADDLIRRDVITRLMCNFYLDRGEVERAFGIDFARYFEVELAELTAPDGPVSHGFLEVHPGHLEVVGNGRLFVRNIAMVFDRYLRTKKTDKPVFSRTV, from the coding sequence ATGAGCGGCGGCGCCGAGGTGACCCTCGACCTCCTGAAGAAGTACGACCGGCCGGGGCCGAGGTACACGTCGTACCCCACCGCGGTGGAGTTCAACGAGAGCTACGGCGAGGGGGACTACCGCGCGAGCTTGGCGGCCGCGAACGCCGCCGGCGATGAGCCGTTGTCGCTCTACGTCCACCTCCCCTTCTGCGAGGAGCGCTGCTCGTTCTGCGGGTGCAACGTGGTGATCACGCGGAAGCGCGAGGTCGAGGCGGAGTACCTCCGCTACCTCCACCGCGAGGTCGACGCCCTGGCCGAGCGGCTTCCCTCCCGCCGGCGGCTCTCGCAATACCACTGGGGCGGCGGGACGCCGACCTACCTGAGCCCAGCCGAGATCGAGGCGCTCCAGCGGAAGGTCGTGGAGCACTTTAGGATCGACCCGGACGCCGAGGTCGCCATCGAGACCGATCCCAGGGTCACGAGCCACGAGCAGATGGACTTGCTGAAGGCGCTGGGCTTCAACCGGATCTCGATGGGGGTCCAGGACTTCACCCCGGAGGTCCAGGAGGCGATCAACCGGAACCAGACCGAGCGCGAGACCCGGGACCACTTCGAGTATTGCCGGAAGCTCGGCTTCCACTCGATCAACCTCGACCTGATCTACGGCCTGCCCCTCCAAACCCCCGAGGCGTTCGACCGGAACATGGACGTGGTCCTCGACCTCACGCCGGACCGGGTCGCGGTGTACTCGTACGCCTACGTCCCGTGGATCAAGGCCAACCAGAAGCGGATCGACACCTCGCAGCTGCCGTCGCCCGAGGCGAAGCTCCACCTGTTCTGCATCGCGCGGGAGCGGTTCCTCTCGGCGGGGTACGTCCAGATCGGCATGGACCACTTCGCGCTCCCGGACGACGAGCTGGCCAAGGCGGTCAGGAAGCGTCGCCTGTTCCGGAACTTCATGGGGTACACGGTCAGGATGGGGAGCGACATGGTCGGCGTCGGCGTGTCGTCCATCGGTGACGTCCGCGGCGCCTTCGCCCAGAACGTGAAGAAGCTCTCGGCCTACTACGAAGCCCTGGACGCCGGGAAGCTCCCGGTGGAGCGCGGCTACCGCCTCGACGCCGACGACTTGATCCGGCGCGACGTGATCACCCGCCTGATGTGCAACTTCTACCTCGACCGCGGCGAGGTCGAGCGGGCGTTCGGCATCGACTTCGCGCGCTACTTCGAGGTGGAGCTGGCGGAGCTGACCGCCCCGGACGGCCCGGTGAGCCACGGCTTCCTCGAGGTGCACCCCGGCCACCTGGAAGTCGTCGGCAACGGCCGCCTGTTCGTCCGCAACATCGCCATGGTCTTCGACCGCTACCTTCGCACGAAGAAGACCGACAAGCCGGTGTTCTCGCGAACGGTCTGA
- the hemE gene encoding uroporphyrinogen decarboxylase, with the protein MNDLFLRACRRQPVERTPIWMMRQAGRYLPEYRAVRAKVDFVTLCKTPELAAEVTIQPIDRLGVDAAILFSDILVPAEPMGLTIKFNPGPVLEPPVRRADDVARLRVPDPEEAVPFVYETIRILRRELEGRVPLIGFGAAPFTLAAYLVEGGGSKNFEHLKRLIYAEPAVAHALLEKCTATLETYLLAQARAGAQAIQIFDTWAGLLDPVDYREFALRYARRVLDSLRHAGVPRIYFALDASHLLDEIRECGADVVGLDWRTPLAEGSRRLGPALALQGNLDPSVLLAPPPAIEERARRIVAEGSAAPGHVFNLGHGILPETPVEHAQALVDAVRSAPVREWKR; encoded by the coding sequence TTGAACGACCTGTTCCTCAGGGCCTGCCGCCGGCAGCCGGTGGAGCGCACACCGATCTGGATGATGCGGCAGGCGGGGCGCTACCTTCCGGAGTACCGGGCGGTGCGCGCGAAGGTCGACTTCGTCACCCTCTGCAAGACGCCGGAGCTGGCCGCGGAGGTGACGATCCAGCCGATCGACCGCCTCGGGGTGGACGCGGCGATCCTGTTCTCCGACATCCTGGTGCCGGCGGAGCCGATGGGACTCACGATCAAGTTCAACCCGGGCCCGGTGCTCGAGCCCCCGGTCCGCCGCGCGGACGACGTCGCGCGCCTCCGGGTCCCCGATCCCGAGGAAGCGGTCCCGTTCGTCTACGAGACGATCCGGATCCTCAGGCGCGAGCTCGAGGGGCGCGTGCCGCTGATCGGCTTCGGCGCCGCCCCGTTCACCCTCGCCGCCTACCTCGTCGAGGGGGGCGGCTCGAAGAACTTCGAGCACCTGAAGCGGCTGATCTACGCCGAGCCGGCGGTCGCGCACGCCCTCCTCGAGAAGTGCACGGCCACGCTCGAGACGTATCTCCTGGCGCAGGCGCGCGCGGGTGCCCAGGCCATCCAGATCTTCGACACCTGGGCGGGGCTCCTCGACCCGGTCGACTACCGGGAGTTCGCCCTGCGCTACGCGCGGCGGGTCCTCGACTCCCTCCGCCACGCCGGGGTGCCGCGGATCTACTTCGCGCTGGACGCTTCGCACCTGCTCGACGAGATCCGGGAGTGCGGGGCGGACGTCGTCGGCCTCGACTGGCGGACGCCGCTGGCGGAGGGGTCGCGCCGCCTCGGCCCCGCGCTCGCGCTGCAGGGGAACCTCGACCCGTCGGTGCTCCTGGCGCCACCCCCCGCGATCGAGGAGCGCGCGCGGCGGATCGTGGCGGAAGGGTCCGCGGCGCCCGGTCACGTGTTCAACCTCGGGCACGGAATCCTGCCGGAGACGCCGGTCGAGCACGCCCAGGCGTTGGTCGACGCGGTCCGGAGCGCCCCGGTCCGGGAGTGGAAACGATGA
- a CDS encoding nucleotidyltransferase produces the protein MVGDIEHVLQALNDAQVRYVIAGGVAVVLHGHLRTTADLDLALRLDTENVLRAVRALSELGYRPRAPVSAESFADEETRSRWVREQGLTVFSLWSSRFPTLELDLFAVLPFNFEDVYSRALRVPLERTEAVVMALDDLIALKRQAGRPVDQEDIRALEALRDASDRGGEHA, from the coding sequence ATGGTCGGTGACATCGAACACGTCCTTCAGGCGCTGAACGACGCGCAGGTCCGGTATGTGATCGCGGGCGGAGTGGCGGTCGTCCTCCACGGGCATCTCCGTACGACCGCCGACCTGGACCTGGCCCTGCGACTCGACACGGAGAACGTCCTGCGTGCCGTGCGGGCGCTGTCGGAATTGGGCTACCGACCCAGAGCGCCGGTCTCGGCCGAGTCTTTCGCAGACGAGGAGACCCGGAGTCGTTGGGTCCGTGAGCAAGGCCTGACCGTCTTCTCCCTCTGGAGCAGCCGGTTCCCGACACTCGAGCTGGACCTTTTCGCCGTGCTGCCCTTCAACTTCGAGGACGTCTACTCGCGGGCCCTGCGCGTCCCGCTCGAGCGGACGGAGGCGGTGGTCATGGCCCTTGACGATCTGATCGCGTTGAAGCGCCAGGCCGGCCGCCCCGTCGATCAGGAAGACATCAGGGCGCTGGAAGCGCTGAGGGACGCCTCCGACAGGGGTGGCGAGCATGCCTGA
- a CDS encoding SDR family oxidoreductase produces the protein MDLGIRGKVALITGASEGLGLAAARALAGEGAEIAIAARRPERLKAAAEEICAATGAEVLALPADAADPEQAGNLVSEVSARLGPVEILVANVGGPRPGRFGDFAWNDWVEAFAAIVGPLHHLVRAALPAMKESLWGRIVSIQSVSVRQPVDSLILSNSIRPAAAALVKALAAELAPSGITVNVVGPGPARTGRILELGRFRSPEADDDELARTLGDGLPIRRLVEPDEVAAAIAYLCSAQAAAVTGMFFPVDGGTIRGQM, from the coding sequence GTGGACCTGGGGATCCGTGGAAAGGTCGCCCTCATCACCGGCGCGAGCGAGGGGCTCGGCCTCGCCGCCGCTCGTGCCCTCGCCGGCGAGGGGGCCGAGATCGCCATCGCCGCGCGCCGACCCGAACGGCTCAAGGCCGCCGCGGAGGAGATCTGCGCCGCGACCGGCGCCGAGGTCCTCGCGCTGCCCGCGGACGCGGCCGATCCCGAGCAGGCGGGGAATCTCGTGAGCGAGGTCTCCGCCCGCCTCGGGCCGGTCGAGATCCTCGTGGCCAACGTCGGCGGTCCGCGTCCCGGCCGGTTCGGCGACTTCGCCTGGAACGACTGGGTCGAGGCGTTCGCCGCGATCGTCGGCCCGCTCCACCACCTGGTCAGGGCGGCGCTCCCGGCCATGAAGGAGTCGCTCTGGGGACGGATCGTCTCGATTCAGAGTGTGAGCGTGAGGCAGCCGGTGGACTCGCTCATCCTCTCGAACTCGATCCGTCCCGCGGCCGCGGCGCTCGTCAAGGCCCTCGCCGCCGAGCTGGCCCCTTCCGGGATCACGGTGAACGTCGTCGGGCCCGGCCCCGCCCGGACCGGCCGCATCCTCGAGCTCGGACGTTTCCGGAGCCCGGAGGCGGACGACGACGAGCTCGCGCGCACGCTCGGGGACGGCCTTCCAATCCGCCGGCTGGTGGAGCCCGACGAGGTCGCCGCAGCCATCGCCTATCTGTGCTCGGCCCAGGCGGCCGCGGTCACCGGTATGTTCTTCCCGGTGGATGGGGGAACGATCAGGGGGCAGATGTAG